In Electrophorus electricus isolate fEleEle1 chromosome 6, fEleEle1.pri, whole genome shotgun sequence, a single genomic region encodes these proteins:
- the rnf170 gene encoding E3 ubiquitin-protein ligase RNF170 isoform X1, which produces MESSERLDANPFLQDEHSLIEGVSNPVLVVVILSLTFLGTVATLLCRNEHQGIHPENQEHVQAVRQQLQTEQEVPSEPRQQYYSDMSCPVCLQQAVLPVETNCGHLFCGSCIIAYWRYGTWLGAINCPICRQMVTLLFPLFRHTEQNAPMPDGQLDPRLILADVNDYNRRFSGQPRSLMDRLRDVPTLLRHAFREMFSVGGLFWMFRIRILLCLVGALTYLASPLDFVPEALFGLLGFMDDFFVILLLFVYISIMYREVVTQRLTG; this is translated from the exons ATGGAAAGCAGTGAGCGTCTGGATGCGAATCCTTTCCTGCAGGATGAGCACTCCCTTATTGAAGGGGTTAGCAACCCCGTCCTAGTAGTGGTCATCTTGAGCCTAACGTTCCTAGGGACGGTGGCCACGCTGCTCTGCAG aaatgaGCATCAGGGTATCCACCCAGAGAATCAGGAACATGTACAAGCCGTTCGACAGCAGCTACAGACAGAGCAG GAGGTGCCATCTGAGCCACGGCAGCAGTACTACTCGGACATGTCCTGCCCCGTGTGTCTCCAGCAGGCTGTGCTTCCCGTGGAGACCAACTGCGGCCATCTCTTTTGCG GTTCATGTATTATAGCCTATTGGCGCTATGGTACCTGGCTGGGAGCCATAAACTGTCCCATCTGCAGACAAATG GTGACCCTGTTGTTTCCACTGTTCCGGCATACAGAACAGAATGCTCCAATGCCAGACGGGCAGCTTGACCCTCGTCTGATACTCGCTGATGTCAACGACTACAATCGCAGGTTCTCCGGCCAGCCCCGTTCT CTCATGGACCGTCTGCGGGACGTTCCCACACTCCTCCGTCATGCCTTCAGGGAGATGTTCTCAGTCGGGGGCCTCTTCTGGATGTTCCGAATCCGTATTCTTCTCTGCCTGGTGGGGGCGCTCACGTACCTGGCATCGCCGCTGGACTTTGTCCCAGAGGCCCTCTTCGGCCTGCTTGGCTTCATGGATGACTT